The following proteins are encoded in a genomic region of Streptococcus equi subsp. equi:
- the galE_2 gene encoding UDP-glucose 4-epimerase codes for MTVLVLGGAGYIGSHTVDWLISQREEKVIVVDSLVTGHRKAVHPEALFYKGDLADKAFMRQVFRDNPDIDTVIHFAASSLVAESMADPLKYFDNNTAGMIKLLEVMREAKVKRIVFSSTAAVYGIPKTVPILESAPKCPINPYGQSKLMMETIMTWADKAYGITFVALRYFNVAGAKPDGSIGEDHEPETHLLPIILQTAQGVREQVMIFGDDYDTPDGTNVRDYVHPIDLADAHILAMAYLRQGKPSQVFNLGSQTGFSNRQLLEAARRVTGQAIPAKKAARRPGDPDTLIASSEKARKVLNWKPSYDDIDKIIASAWAWHTKHPKGYDDKASGS; via the coding sequence ATGACTGTTCTAGTTTTAGGCGGTGCAGGCTACATTGGATCACATACAGTGGACTGGCTAATATCACAGAGAGAAGAAAAAGTCATTGTTGTTGATAGCTTGGTGACAGGGCACCGTAAAGCCGTTCACCCAGAGGCTCTGTTTTACAAAGGAGACTTAGCAGACAAAGCCTTTATGCGTCAAGTCTTTAGGGACAATCCAGACATAGACACTGTGATTCACTTTGCTGCCTCTTCCTTGGTCGCAGAATCAATGGCAGACCCTCTGAAATACTTTGACAATAACACAGCAGGTATGATTAAGCTGCTTGAGGTCATGAGAGAAGCCAAGGTTAAGCGCATTGTCTTTTCATCAACAGCAGCCGTCTATGGCATTCCAAAAACAGTCCCCATCTTAGAGTCAGCGCCTAAATGCCCAATCAATCCTTATGGCCAAAGCAAGCTTATGATGGAAACGATAATGACCTGGGCCGACAAAGCCTATGGCATCACATTTGTGGCCCTTCGCTACTTCAATGTTGCCGGAGCAAAGCCAGATGGCTCCATCGGTGAAGACCACGAGCCAGAAACACATTTATTACCCATTATCCTACAGACTGCACAGGGAGTGCGTGAGCAGGTGATGATTTTTGGTGATGATTATGACACACCAGATGGTACTAACGTTCGAGATTACGTCCATCCTATCGATTTAGCTGATGCACACATTTTAGCGATGGCATACCTGCGTCAGGGCAAACCATCACAGGTCTTTAATCTAGGGTCTCAAACAGGCTTTTCCAATCGTCAACTGCTTGAAGCCGCTCGTCGGGTAACAGGACAAGCCATACCAGCCAAAAAAGCTGCAAGACGTCCCGGTGATCCAGACACCTTAATTGCGTCATCAGAAAAAGCACGCAAGGTTCTCAATTGGAAGCCAAGCTATGACGATATTGACAAGATAATCGCATCAGCCTGGGCCTGGCATACCAAGCATCCAAAAGGATATGACGATAAAGCAAGTGGCAGCTAG
- a CDS encoding aldose 1-epimerase encodes MNIYQDIIEYIDQVPVTQLRLINTNGVEAHLLTLGATLQAFLVSNEKQPKISFWDMTDQVTT; translated from the coding sequence GTGAACATTTATCAAGACATCATTGAATACATCGATCAAGTGCCAGTCACCCAGCTAAGACTGATTAATACTAACGGTGTTGAGGCTCACCTATTGACACTAGGAGCCACTCTACAGGCCTTTCTAGTGTCAAATGAAAAGCAGCCAAAAATATCATTTTGGGACATGACCGACCAAGTGACTACCTAA
- the ccpA_4 gene encoding galactose operon repressor, which yields MVTLKDIAALAKVSPATVSRVLNKDQSLSVGQETKHRILTIADELGYQKHLKATNSPKSKLKIAIVQWYSQEEELNDLYYYAIRIGIEKRAYELDYDIVRYFNNDILRVSDDHAGIIAIGKFSACQIKELEALSQHLVFVDSDTLELGHPCVTTDFDNAVLKVLDYFMSKGIYSIGMIAGEEKTTDGREALVDQRFRTYKNYASEHGIYQPRYVYIGPFSAQSGYELMTQAIEELGDDLPKAFFIANDTLAIGALRALQERGLAVPERVELISFNDTPLTRQVFPALSSVTVFTEDMGRMAVDVLNRNILNPERVKTMTILATELTLRDSTIG from the coding sequence ATGGTAACGCTTAAGGATATTGCAGCTCTGGCAAAGGTTTCTCCTGCAACTGTTTCTAGAGTTTTAAATAAGGACCAAAGCTTGTCTGTTGGTCAAGAGACAAAGCACCGCATTCTCACAATTGCTGATGAGCTGGGCTACCAAAAGCATTTAAAAGCGACGAATAGCCCTAAATCAAAGCTAAAAATAGCTATTGTTCAATGGTATTCTCAAGAAGAGGAGCTCAATGACCTCTACTATTATGCGATCCGCATTGGCATTGAAAAAAGAGCTTATGAATTGGATTATGATATTGTTCGTTATTTCAACAATGACATTTTGAGGGTTTCAGATGACCATGCCGGGATTATTGCTATTGGAAAGTTTAGCGCTTGTCAAATCAAGGAGCTTGAAGCCTTATCCCAGCATTTGGTGTTTGTTGATAGTGACACGCTTGAATTGGGCCACCCCTGTGTCACAACTGACTTTGACAATGCAGTGCTGAAAGTTCTTGATTATTTTATGAGCAAAGGGATTTATAGCATTGGCATGATTGCTGGTGAGGAAAAGACAACTGACGGTAGAGAAGCTTTAGTGGACCAGCGCTTTCGCACCTATAAAAATTATGCCTCTGAGCATGGGATTTATCAGCCGAGGTATGTCTATATCGGTCCTTTTTCAGCACAATCTGGCTATGAGCTTATGACACAGGCAATTGAGGAGCTAGGTGATGATTTGCCTAAAGCATTTTTTATTGCTAATGATACCCTTGCAATAGGTGCTCTAAGAGCTCTCCAAGAAAGAGGGCTTGCGGTGCCTGAGCGTGTTGAGCTTATCTCCTTTAACGATACTCCTTTAACAAGACAGGTCTTTCCTGCGCTTTCTAGTGTGACTGTATTTACAGAGGATATGGGACGTATGGCTGTTGATGTGCTTAATAGGAATATCCTTAACCCAGAACGTGTCAAGACCATGACGATATTGGCGACAGAGTTGACCTTAAGAGACAGCACGATTGGTTAG
- a CDS encoding galactose-1-phosphate uridylyltransferase, which translates to MASLIDTFVRKVIEHSDYTSEDAIYIRNRVLALVGENHVWQETSLTALIALKEALVELAAENGKIGRLPEEKDCLGAELMNMITPIPSVVNRRFWDTYAQSPQQAISDFYQLSQLNDYIKTAAIAKNISFTVPSQYGDMAITINLSKPEKDPKAIAAAKKAKASSYPKCQLCMENEGYQGRINHPARANHRIIRMSLGNEAWGFQYSPYAYFNEHSIIFNTEHVPMTISTSTFRQLLDIVDILPDYFVGSNADLPIVGGSILTHNHYQAGRHVFPMEIAKQDKRFTFKGFPDIQAATLNWPMSVIRLRSSNKDQLVQLADTIRLAWRHYSDDSVDIVAYTNQEPHHTITPIARKKEGQFELDLVLRDNHTSEQFPDGVYHPHADVQHIKKENIGLIEVMGLAILPPRLKEELVEVKKYILNQANQIADYHKDWADQITLRPDLSAITVDDIIQEEVGSVFVRVLEDAGVYKRDQEGQAAFMRFLKSIGIEAIEE; encoded by the coding sequence ATGGCAAGCTTAATAGACACCTTTGTAAGGAAGGTGATTGAACACAGCGACTACACATCAGAGGACGCTATTTATATCCGCAATCGGGTTTTAGCATTGGTTGGTGAGAACCATGTCTGGCAAGAAACCTCCTTAACAGCCTTAATAGCTCTCAAAGAAGCATTGGTTGAGCTAGCTGCTGAAAATGGCAAAATAGGCAGGCTTCCTGAAGAAAAGGACTGCTTAGGAGCTGAATTAATGAACATGATAACCCCTATTCCAAGTGTGGTTAATCGTCGCTTCTGGGATACCTATGCACAATCTCCTCAACAGGCTATCTCAGATTTTTACCAGCTTAGTCAGCTAAATGACTACATCAAAACAGCAGCAATTGCCAAAAACATCTCCTTTACAGTGCCTTCTCAATATGGTGATATGGCTATTACCATTAACCTATCAAAGCCTGAAAAGGACCCTAAGGCCATTGCAGCCGCTAAGAAGGCTAAGGCATCCTCTTATCCAAAATGCCAGCTTTGTATGGAAAACGAAGGTTATCAAGGACGGATTAACCACCCAGCCCGAGCTAATCATCGCATTATCCGTATGAGCTTAGGCAATGAGGCTTGGGGATTCCAGTATTCACCCTACGCTTATTTTAATGAGCACAGTATTATTTTTAATACTGAGCATGTGCCAATGACAATCAGTACAAGCACCTTTAGACAGCTCCTTGATATTGTTGATATCCTGCCAGACTATTTTGTCGGCTCTAATGCTGATCTGCCTATTGTTGGCGGCTCTATTTTGACCCACAACCATTATCAGGCCGGTCGGCACGTTTTTCCGATGGAAATCGCAAAACAAGACAAACGCTTTACCTTTAAAGGATTTCCAGACATACAGGCTGCCACTCTCAACTGGCCTATGTCAGTTATCCGACTGCGCAGCAGCAACAAAGATCAGCTAGTTCAATTAGCAGACACGATTCGACTGGCTTGGCGTCATTATTCTGACGACAGTGTTGATATCGTCGCTTATACCAACCAAGAGCCTCACCATACCATCACACCTATTGCCAGAAAAAAAGAAGGGCAGTTTGAATTAGACTTGGTTCTACGTGATAACCATACCTCTGAGCAATTTCCAGACGGTGTTTACCACCCACATGCCGATGTGCAACACATTAAGAAAGAAAACATCGGCCTTATTGAGGTTATGGGGCTAGCTATTTTACCACCGCGCCTCAAAGAGGAATTGGTTGAGGTCAAAAAATATATCCTCAATCAAGCCAATCAAATCGCAGACTACCACAAGGACTGGGCTGATCAGATCACATTACGACCAGATCTCTCAGCGATAACTGTTGATGACATTATCCAAGAAGAGGTCGGCTCTGTCTTTGTTCGTGTCCTTGAGGACGCTGGCGTCTACAAACGTGATCAAGAAGGTCAAGCAGCCTTTATGCGTTTTCTTAAGAGCATTGGCATTGAAGCAATTGAAGAATAG
- the galK gene encoding galactokinase — translation MDIAQLKQSFTDVFGKEPDAVFFSPGRINLIGEHTDYNGGHVFPAAISLGTYGLARKREDQQLRFFSANFEEAGIIEVDLNQLTFDQADLWANYPKGVLSFLQKAGHLIDTGFELYVFGNIPNGSGLSSSASLELLTGIVAQELFGLDVERLDLIKIGQQAENHFIGVNSGIMDQFAIGMGADKQALYLDTNTLAYEAVPLDLGDHVIVIMNTNKRRELADSKYNERRAECEQALEELNALLDIKALGELDAQRFDEYSYLIKDGKRLKRARHAVLENQRTLQARQALEAGALEQFGRLMNASHVSLEHDYEVTGPELDTLVHTAWEQEGVLGARMTGAGFGGCGIAIVAKDKVDSFIETVGKAYTKVIGYAPAFYLAEIAQGARLLSRK, via the coding sequence ATGGATATCGCGCAACTTAAGCAAAGCTTTACTGACGTTTTTGGCAAGGAGCCAGATGCTGTCTTTTTCTCACCGGGTCGCATCAACCTCATTGGTGAGCACACTGATTACAATGGTGGACATGTCTTTCCAGCTGCTATCAGTCTGGGAACCTATGGGCTGGCCCGCAAGCGTGAGGATCAGCAGCTGCGCTTTTTCTCAGCAAATTTTGAAGAGGCTGGGATTATTGAGGTTGACTTAAATCAGCTGACCTTTGATCAGGCTGACCTTTGGGCTAATTACCCTAAGGGAGTTCTCTCCTTTTTGCAAAAAGCTGGGCACCTTATTGATACGGGCTTTGAGCTTTACGTTTTTGGCAACATTCCAAATGGGTCTGGTCTGTCCTCCTCGGCATCACTGGAGCTTTTGACAGGTATTGTGGCACAAGAGCTGTTTGGGCTTGATGTGGAACGGTTAGATCTGATTAAAATCGGTCAGCAAGCTGAAAATCACTTTATCGGGGTGAATTCAGGTATCATGGACCAATTTGCCATAGGCATGGGAGCTGATAAGCAGGCTCTATACCTTGATACCAACACCTTAGCCTATGAGGCTGTTCCGCTTGACCTTGGTGATCACGTGATTGTCATCATGAATACCAACAAGCGCCGAGAGCTAGCCGATTCAAAGTATAATGAACGCCGAGCAGAGTGTGAACAAGCCCTTGAGGAATTAAATGCCCTTCTGGATATTAAAGCACTGGGGGAATTAGACGCTCAGCGCTTTGATGAGTACAGCTACCTTATCAAAGATGGTAAACGTCTCAAACGCGCTCGCCACGCTGTTTTGGAAAATCAACGAACACTCCAAGCAAGACAGGCCCTTGAAGCAGGAGCATTGGAGCAATTTGGTCGTCTGATGAATGCTTCTCATGTATCCTTGGAGCATGATTATGAGGTCACAGGCCCTGAGCTGGACACACTGGTCCACACCGCTTGGGAGCAAGAAGGGGTCCTAGGGGCTCGCATGACAGGAGCAGGCTTTGGAGGCTGTGGCATTGCTATCGTGGCTAAGGATAAGGTAGATAGCTTTATCGAAACAGTTGGCAAGGCCTATACTAAGGTCATTGGCTATGCTCCAGCCTTTTATCTGGCTGAGATTGCTCAGGGAGCACGACTACTTTCAAGGAAATAA
- a CDS encoding transcriptional regulator, whose translation MKKALLIVNPSSGGEKAKEYEALAYDKLASYFDDVDVKHTEKGGDAKRFAHEAAQQRLDSVFVMGGDGTVNEGISGLAEQDYRPKFGFFPLGTVNDLARALGMSLDPEEAINQISFETTSPLDIGKVNDAYFMNVVAIGTLPEAINDVAPEEKTTFGKMAYFMSGFKQLIKNKSYTFQLDIDGKTKEINSTTLLIGLTNSIGGFERILPEARVDDGLLHLIYLKDSNLLETVKALPSLLKGVEASDQTLGYQTFKEATIAMKEGQLSINVDGDEGEALPITVKVLPQHLQVYR comes from the coding sequence ATGAAAAAAGCCCTATTGATTGTTAACCCTAGCTCAGGTGGTGAGAAAGCCAAGGAATATGAAGCCTTAGCCTATGATAAACTAGCTTCGTATTTTGATGATGTTGACGTTAAGCACACTGAAAAAGGAGGAGATGCCAAACGGTTTGCTCATGAGGCAGCCCAGCAGCGGCTGGACAGTGTCTTTGTCATGGGAGGTGATGGAACAGTCAATGAAGGGATCAGCGGGCTTGCAGAGCAGGACTATCGCCCTAAGTTTGGCTTTTTTCCTCTAGGAACAGTCAATGATTTGGCACGTGCCTTGGGCATGTCGTTAGACCCAGAGGAAGCGATTAATCAGATAAGCTTTGAGACAACCAGTCCTCTGGATATTGGTAAGGTCAACGATGCTTACTTTATGAATGTTGTTGCCATAGGGACGCTCCCAGAGGCGATCAATGATGTTGCCCCTGAGGAGAAGACGACCTTTGGGAAAATGGCTTATTTTATGTCAGGCTTTAAGCAGCTGATCAAAAATAAAAGCTATACCTTCCAGCTAGATATTGATGGCAAAACAAAAGAAATCAACAGCACAACACTCTTGATTGGCTTGACCAATTCAATCGGGGGCTTTGAGCGGATTTTGCCAGAGGCACGTGTGGACGATGGTTTGCTGCACCTTATCTATCTGAAGGATAGCAATCTATTAGAAACGGTGAAGGCCCTTCCTAGCCTATTGAAGGGAGTTGAGGCTTCAGATCAAACACTTGGCTATCAAACCTTCAAGGAGGCCACTATTGCCATGAAGGAAGGACAGCTATCTATCAATGTGGACGGTGATGAGGGTGAGGCCTTACCAATCACTGTCAAGGTACTTCCTCAGCACCTGCAGGTATATCGTTAA
- the galM gene encoding aldose 1-epimerase: MGHDRPSDYLKNPLCAGQTIGRVAGRIKRGSFQLEQQRVCVDTNENGHCLHGGFKGFHKLHWPYDTRQTVDYLEVTFKRDILEADDHFPGDLTVSITYRLDNHNRLSIHFKAHSMRGTSLFNPTNHVYFNLGQTQDLTNHNLYIAASHRIETDNELIPTGQKLAVDQTVYDFRSIKSLYPAIVENNGFDTAFEIDQQAIGTTKPIAVLQDSVSHDQISIYSDRNALVIYTMDSIQDGLYFGRDQGKEGLAREGIAMEAQTLPDAIHHNQFGDIILKEGGTKSYTICLAYEHLPD, translated from the coding sequence TTGGGACATGACCGACCAAGTGACTACCTAAAAAATCCTCTTTGTGCAGGGCAAACCATTGGCCGAGTAGCAGGTCGCATAAAGAGAGGAAGCTTTCAGCTAGAGCAGCAAAGGGTTTGTGTTGACACCAATGAAAATGGGCATTGCCTGCATGGAGGCTTCAAGGGCTTTCATAAGCTTCATTGGCCTTATGATACCCGCCAAACAGTTGATTACCTTGAAGTAACCTTTAAAAGGGATATTTTAGAAGCAGATGACCATTTCCCAGGTGACCTGACCGTAAGCATTACCTACCGTCTAGACAACCATAATCGTTTAAGCATTCACTTTAAGGCTCATAGCATGAGAGGCACTAGCCTATTCAATCCAACCAACCATGTTTATTTTAATTTAGGGCAAACACAAGACTTAACCAATCACAACCTATACATCGCAGCATCACATAGGATTGAAACAGATAATGAGCTAATCCCAACAGGTCAAAAGCTAGCAGTTGACCAGACGGTCTATGATTTTAGATCAATAAAGTCCCTCTATCCTGCTATTGTCGAAAATAATGGCTTTGATACTGCCTTTGAAATTGATCAGCAGGCTATTGGAACAACCAAACCTATTGCTGTCTTACAAGACAGCGTCAGCCATGACCAAATCAGCATCTACTCTGACCGAAACGCACTCGTCATTTATACCATGGACAGTATCCAAGATGGCTTGTATTTTGGAAGAGATCAGGGCAAGGAGGGACTGGCTCGTGAGGGGATCGCTATGGAAGCACAAACCCTGCCTGATGCTATTCACCACAACCAGTTTGGTGACATTATCCTCAAAGAAGGAGGCACCAAAAGCTACACTATCTGCCTAGCCTATGAGCATCTGCCAGATTAA